One Aegilops tauschii subsp. strangulata cultivar AL8/78 chromosome 7, Aet v6.0, whole genome shotgun sequence genomic window carries:
- the LOC109755249 gene encoding histone H3.3, translating to MARTKQTARKSTGGKAPRKQLATKAARKSAPTTGGVKKPHRYRPGTVALREIRKYQKSTELLIRKLPFQRLVREIAQDFKTDLRFQSHAVLALQEAAEAYLVGLFEDTNLCAIHAKRVTIMPKDIQLARRIRGERA from the coding sequence ATGGCGCGTACGAAGCAGACCGCCCGGAAGTCCACCGGCGGCAAGGCGCCCCGCAAGCAGCTGGCCACCAAGGCGGCGAGGAAGTCGGCGCCGACCACGGGCGGCGTGAAGAAGCCCCACCGCTACAGGCCCGGCACCGTGGCGCTGCGCGAGATCCGCAAGTATCAGAAGAGCACGGAGCTGCTCATCCGCAAGCTGCCGTTCCAGCGCCTGGTGCGGGAGATCGCGCAGGACTTCAAGACGGACCTCCGGTTCCAGAGCCACGCCGTGCTGGCGCTCCAGGAGGCCGCCGAGGCGTACCTCGTCGGGCTTTTCGAGGACACTAACCTCTGCGCCATCCACGCCAAGCGCGTCACCATCATGCCCAAGGACATCCAGCTCGCCCGCCGCATTCGCGGGGAGCGCGCATAG
- the LOC109755406 gene encoding uncharacterized protein isoform X1, with the protein MKGGGAISSGGRELKQGRAEERKESATAWARRPTGPHGRVLLLPLRRERPRRDAKVHHPSSPLSGFLASIISIHLRLSFCFFSSRSCTEGRSACAVGVVDSRIGRCWHGEQPGRRGSTDGPRGGHGAGVLLDVPQHTVLGVDTRCSRSAPGSEGSRWCPQARVSSTTAPPAGTGMSLHLLLDSSLLPTRLRWLSEDGMLKRRDY; encoded by the exons ATGAAGGGCGGCGGAGCCATCAGTAGCGGCGGCCGTGAGTTAAAGCAGGGCAGAGcggaggagaggaaggagagCGCAACAGCGTGGGCTCGCCGGCCGACTGGGCCCCATGGCCGCGTCCTTCTTCTTCCACTCCGTCGCGAGAGACCTCGACGTGATGCCAAGGTCCACCATCCCTCTTCTCCTCTCTCTGGCTTCCTTGCTTCGATTATATCCATACATTTGAGGCTGTCGTTTTGTTTCTTTTCCTCACGCAGCTGCACAGAAGGGAGAAGCGCATGCGCCGTCGGGGTTGTGGATAGCCGCATCGGGCGGTGTTGGCATGGGGAGCAGCCGGGCAGGCGCGGCAGCACGGATGGACCCCGAGGCGGCCACGGAGCTGGCGTGCTCCTCGACGTGCCCCAGCACACCGTCCTCGGCGTCGACACCAG GTGTTCTCGGTCGGCCCCAGGTTCAGAGGGATCAAGATGGTGCCCCCAGGCCCGCGTTTCCTCCACTACTGCTCCCCCAGCTG GCACGGGAATGAGTTTGCACCTACTGTTGGATTCTTCCTTACTACCCACCCGTCTCAG GTGGTTGTCCGAAGATGGCATGCTCAAGAGGAGAGACTACTGA
- the LOC109755406 gene encoding uncharacterized protein isoform X2, whose translation MAASFFFHSVARDLDVMPSCTEGRSACAVGVVDSRIGRCWHGEQPGRRGSTDGPRGGHGAGVLLDVPQHTVLGVDTRCSRSAPGSEGSRWCPQARVSSTTAPPAGTGMSLHLLLDSSLLPTRLRWLSEDGMLKRRDY comes from the exons ATGGCCGCGTCCTTCTTCTTCCACTCCGTCGCGAGAGACCTCGACGTGATGCCAAG CTGCACAGAAGGGAGAAGCGCATGCGCCGTCGGGGTTGTGGATAGCCGCATCGGGCGGTGTTGGCATGGGGAGCAGCCGGGCAGGCGCGGCAGCACGGATGGACCCCGAGGCGGCCACGGAGCTGGCGTGCTCCTCGACGTGCCCCAGCACACCGTCCTCGGCGTCGACACCAG GTGTTCTCGGTCGGCCCCAGGTTCAGAGGGATCAAGATGGTGCCCCCAGGCCCGCGTTTCCTCCACTACTGCTCCCCCAGCTG GCACGGGAATGAGTTTGCACCTACTGTTGGATTCTTCCTTACTACCCACCCGTCTCAG GTGGTTGTCCGAAGATGGCATGCTCAAGAGGAGAGACTACTGA